In Lepisosteus oculatus isolate fLepOcu1 chromosome 17, fLepOcu1.hap2, whole genome shotgun sequence, a genomic segment contains:
- the pno1 gene encoding RNA-binding protein PNO1 — MEVEQTTRTGNEPSSSTGCQNVADEFKQVKSKKNNKRKRQVDDGQMETEVHRKRPEFPPISGDKMKGDSDEMRKIPVPSHRYTPLKENWMKIFTPIVEHLQLQVRFNLKTRNVEIKTCKETQDISALTKAADFVKAFVLGFQVEDALALIRLDELFLETFEVTDVKPLKGDHLSRAIGRIAGKGGKTKFTIENVTRTRIVLADTKIHILGSFQNIKMARTAICNLILGSPPSKVYGNIRAVASRTAERF, encoded by the exons ATGGAAGTTGAACAAACGACGAGGACTGGTAACGAGCCCAGCAGCAGTACGGGCTGTCAGAACGTGGCCGATGAGTTTAAGCAAGttaaatcaaagaaaaacaacaagcgAAAGCGTCAAGTTGACGATGGGCAGATGGAAACTGAAGTTCATAGGAAGAGACCCGAATTTCCACCCATTTCTGGAGACAAAATGAAG GGAGATTCTGATGAAATGCGAAAAATCCCTGTACCGTCACATCGGTATACACCTTTGAAAGAAAACTGGATGAAGATCTTCACTCCCATCGTAGAACATTTACAGTTACAAGTCAGGTTTAACCTTAAAACAAGAAATGTTGAAATAAAA acctGTAAAGAAACACAAGACATAAGTGCACTTACCAAAGCAGCAGACTTTGTGAAAGCATTTGTACTAGGATTTCAAGTGGAG GATGCCCTAGCCCTGATCAGATTAGATGAGCTGTTTCTAGAAACCTTTGAGGTCACCGATG ttaaaccgTTGAAGGGAGATCATCTTTCCAGAGCTATAGGAAGAATAGCAGGCAAAGGAGGAAAAACTAAATTTACAATTGAAAACGTGACCCGGACAAGGATCGTCTTAGCGGATAC aaaaatacatattttgggATCTTTCCAGAACATTAAAATGGCACGAACAGCTATATGCAACCTCATTTTGG